ATTGGATAAGCTGGGGCTTATCTTGTTGGTTTACATGAGTCATAAAGGGGCCAAGGAGACGTATTCTCTTCCGGTTTCAGAGACTGAAAAGTTGTATACAGTTTTCGCTGACAAAGCAAGGCTATGGAGAGCCGACGGTGTAATAGTGTCTTCAATGTCTAAAGAATTAATTCAGGATGTGAGAGGGAGAGTTGGTGCGTCTTGCATGATACTTACCCCAGGCGTTGGAGTCCAAGGCGGAGACGCAAGTAAGGCAATATCCAGTGGCTCCGATTTTATCATAGTCGGCAGGTCGATCGTTGAATCACAATCACCATTAGCTGCAGCGGAAACTTTCAGAGTCTTGGCACCTTTTTATATGAAACAAAGTCACCCAGATAATTTATAACATAACCACTATTCCCTCTAGAAACTAACATTGCAAAAAATAGTTCATTCATGGAGTACTGGGAAAGACAGCAGCTATTCTTTATACAGAATATTGCAGCAGAAAGAGTTTTACCCAGCTTACTTGCTTACAACAATCACAAAGGA
This portion of the Conexivisphaerales archaeon genome encodes:
- the pyrF gene encoding orotidine-5'-phosphate decarboxylase, with the protein product MSRFKELMISKARQNNSRIILALDVKGEVESRLERALTILDEVHQKIASVKINFHLILPFGLEHLRPLLKYCSEHRLPIIADLKLNDIGSTNEEVASLLIRYGINAIIANPIAGFDEGLASLVELSSLDKLGLILLVYMSHKGAKETYSLPVSETEKLYTVFADKARLWRADGVIVSSMSKELIQDVRGRVGASCMILTPGVGVQGGDASKAISSGSDFIIVGRSIVESQSPLAAAETFRVLAPFYMKQSHPDNL